In the bacterium genome, GGCGTGGTAGATTGACCGGCCCATGGACTGGACCGAGCTTCTGCAGGCCGCAAGAGAGGTGCGCGAGCACGCCTATTGCCCGTTCAGCAACTTCCCTGTCGGTTCGGCGATCCTGACCGAGGACGACAGCGTCTTCACCGGATGCAACGTCGAAAACCGCACCTTCGGGCTGACGGTCTGTGCCGAACGCGTGGCCGTACTATCAGCCGTCGCCCAGGGCCACCGCGCGATTGCCGCGGTGGCGGTGGTCACCGACACCGAGCCGCCCTCGCCGCCGTGTGGACAATGCCTGGAGGTCCTGACCGAGTTCGGGCGACCGGATCTCCCGGTGCTGCTCGCCAACGTCCAGGGTGATAGCAAGGAGTATCGACTCAGCGATCTTCTACCCCACCCCTTCGAATTCCCGCCGGGATCCGAAACCTAGGTCGGAAGGGACACCACCTAAGTGGCGTTCCCGAGCTCGACGAAGTCTGGCTCGACGGCCCGGTCGATAATGCCGGCCTCGAATCCGCGCCGGAGGAGCTGCCGCACGGCGGCCCGGCCGGCTTCACCGTAGTCGCGGGTCCACTCGTTGACGTACATGCCGACGAAACGATCCGACCTTTGTCGGTCTTGCTCGATGTCCCGGGCATAGCGGATCGCGTAGTCAAGAGCCGGCTCGCGGTGATCCAGAGCGTAGTCGATGCTCGCTCGGAGCATTCTGGAGAGCTGAACCTGCATCTCGGACGAAAGGTCCGAGCGAATCGCGTTGGCGCCCAGCGGCAGCGGTCCGCCGGTCTCATCCTGCCACCAGGCTCCGAGATCCACCACCGCCTGCAAACCCCGGTCACCCCAGGTCAGCTGGCCCTCGTGAATCACGACGCCGGCGCGGGCCGAGCCCGACTCGACAGCCTCGAAAATCTGATCGAAAGGCACCACGGTGGTCCGCACCTGCGGGTTCCAGAGTTTGAGAGCGAGATGCGCCGTCGTCAGCTTGCCCGGAATGGCCACCGTCTGGCCCGAGAGGCCCTCGCGGTCGACATCGTCGGTGGCGACGACTACCGGGCCGTAACCGTCACCGAAGCTGGCGCCACAGGGCATCAAACGGTACCGATCGGCCAGATAGGGATAGGCGTGAAAGGAAATGGCCGTGATCTCGTACTTGCCCTCGAAGGCCGCGCGATTCAGAGTCTCGATGTCGTCCAGCTGATGCTCGACCTCGAGTCCGCCGGTGTCGACCAGCCCCTGGGTCAGGGCATAGAACATGAACGCATCGTCCGAATCCGGGCTGTGAGCGATTCTGATCTTGGTTGGGTCTGGCAACTGTTGTCTCCCTCAATACCGTATCTCAACCGGCTCTTTCGGCCGGTCTCGGCTCATTCGTGTCCCAGATCTCACTCTGGACCAGCTCGAGATCGGGAGCAAGCTCTCCCACCGCCTCACCCTCGTGATTCCTGAGCTCCTTTCCGTAGAACGGCGACAGCTGCTCGAACTCGGCCAGGCTGAGACAGCCCGCCTGACGCAGGAGCTCTATGACCACCGCATCGCGGCATTCTTCGGTCCCGTCAGCGATCTTGATCGCAATCCCCAGAGCAACTGGACCCCGGACGGCAACGCCGTAGAACCCCTCGGCTCCCTCCTTGCCGATCAACCGGCCGCCCGTGACCCGAATGAGCTCGGTCGTAAACCGACCCGGCCCGGCGACCATGTCCGGATGCGCTGCCATGGCTTCGATCACTGCTCTCGAGTGCGGGACCAGGTCTTCGGCGACGCCGCCGGCTTTCGGGTCGGCCAGACAAGCGTATAGACGCGCGGCCTGGGCGGTGGCAACCCGGAAGCTCGGCAGCCCGCAACCGTCGACTCCGGTTTGGATCTCCTCGGTTTCGATGCCGGCAAACTCCGCGACCAGGCCCAGCACCTTCTGCTGCAGCGGGTGCCCCATCTCGCTATAGCCCTCGGTCGGCGAATTCAGGAGCAGACAGGCCATCAACTGCCCGACGTGATTGGCCGAGCAGTTGTTGTGCAAGCGGCTCGGACTCTCGCCCTGTTCGCGAAGGGCGGTTGCGGCCTCCTGGCCGAGAGGGGGATGAATGCCGCAAGTCAGGCTCTCCTCCAAAATTCCGTTCCGATCCAGAAGCCCCCGCACCGCCCGCACGTGCTCGTCGGAGCCGGCATGGGAAGAGCACATGAGCGCAATCTCCGCCTGGGAGAGGCTAAAGCGCTCTCTGCCGCCGGCAACCAGGAGCGGAAGAAGCTGAAGAGGTTTGGCGGCCGAGCGCAGGAAGACCCTGCGCTCCGAGTCGCCCAGACTACCGACGATGCGGCCGTCGGGAGTGGTGACGACAGCAACTCCGAAATGGGTGTTTTCGGTCCAGCTACCGCGCACCGTACGGGCAACCCGCGAGAAACCCTCACTCACGGCGTTGCGATACTCCCGGCCGGCAAGGCTCTAGACCGACACCAAAGCGAACATGCCCGCCTGGTAGGCGGTGATCTTGCCTGTGATAGCCGACGCCGCCACGGTCAGCGGCGAAGCGAGATAGAGCCGGCCCGGTCCCGATCGGCCTTTGTAGTTGCGATTGATCGCCGAGATGCTCACCTGGTCCTCTCGATCCGATACTCCCGGGCCGCAACCGATGCAGGCTCCGCAGCCGGGCTGAATCAGCCGAACTCCGGCCTTCTCAAAGGTCTCGATGAAGGCGTTCTCGCAACAGTACTCTTCGACTTCCCGCGAACCGAACTGGATCAGAAAGGAAACCCCCGGTGCCACCGACAGGCCATTGTCGACCGCTTCCTTCACGACCCGATGGTAGAAGACCAGGTCATCGATCTTGCCCGCGGTACAGCTACCGCCATAGGCGATGTCGATCTCGACGTCACCGATCTCGTCCACGTAGGCGCCATTTGTAGGATCGGAAGGGACTCCGATATCGGGATTCCCGGGATGGGCGACCATCGGACGAATGCTTTCGAGGTCGAGGGTGTAACGCCCGCCGTCGTAGTGAGCTTCGGCGTCGGGACGGATCGACGCTCGCTCGAGGTCCGCTCTCGAGAGCTCGCGGCGGCGTGCGAGGATCCATTCGTAGGTCCTGTCGTCGGCTTCGACGATTGCCGTGCGAGCCGAGCATTCGGTGGCCATGTTGGTGAGGGTCGCGCGCTCGTCCATGGACAGACTGGCCAGACCCGGCCCGCCGAACTCCATCACACGTTTGAGCGTCTTCTGCGGCTTGGCGTACTCCAGCAGGACGTACAGCATCAAGTCCTTGGCAGTGACGCCCTCTCGAAGACCACCGACCAGGTCGAAGCGGATCGACTCCGGAACTTCCACGGTGGTGAATCCGGAGTGGATCAGGTTGGCGTACTCGGTGGCTCCAACTCCCCAGGTCAGAGCGTTGTTGCATCCACCCATGCAGGTATGGCTGTCGGTGGCCTGGATGAACTGTCCCGGTGACACCAGACGTTCGCGCGCGACTTCATGACAGATTCCCGGCGAGACTCCGTCCTTGGCCGAGAAATCCTGAACATCGGAGTGATCCCGAAACACGAGCTGAAGCTC is a window encoding:
- a CDS encoding aconitate hydratase, which gives rise to MAHLTVADLLDDINTDAMTPAWVCFSHRPEDIARDAYAGLIVDGERLFGHEELMKGGFEVIVSGYRKGVGSSRETAVQAEKWCGIRIAIAASFAPIHAANNINQGVLMAGHEVLRRLEAGEGVPLEDFLAGHDPITQLKIRAGGLFAFSRALAGGEIELPPVETGPRGMTMCEKILARHAEPEREYVKPGDAMVVDVDGGYSHEFTTAQVHYFLEQEYGADYVLKDPGRFAIFEDHLIYADEVPKMMPFVEKINTLRELQLVFRDHSDVQDFSAKDGVSPGICHEVARERLVSPGQFIQATDSHTCMGGCNNALTWGVGATEYANLIHSGFTTVEVPESIRFDLVGGLREGVTAKDLMLYVLLEYAKPQKTLKRVMEFGGPGLASLSMDERATLTNMATECSARTAIVEADDRTYEWILARRRELSRADLERASIRPDAEAHYDGGRYTLDLESIRPMVAHPGNPDIGVPSDPTNGAYVDEIGDVEIDIAYGGSCTAGKIDDLVFYHRVVKEAVDNGLSVAPGVSFLIQFGSREVEEYCCENAFIETFEKAGVRLIQPGCGACIGCGPGVSDREDQVSISAINRNYKGRSGPGRLYLASPLTVAASAITGKITAYQAGMFALVSV
- a CDS encoding ABC transporter substrate-binding protein, with product MPDPTKIRIAHSPDSDDAFMFYALTQGLVDTGGLEVEHQLDDIETLNRAAFEGKYEITAISFHAYPYLADRYRLMPCGASFGDGYGPVVVATDDVDREGLSGQTVAIPGKLTTAHLALKLWNPQVRTTVVPFDQIFEAVESGSARAGVVIHEGQLTWGDRGLQAVVDLGAWWQDETGGPLPLGANAIRSDLSSEMQVQLSRMLRASIDYALDHREPALDYAIRYARDIEQDRQRSDRFVGMYVNEWTRDYGEAGRAAVRQLLRRGFEAGIIDRAVEPDFVELGNAT
- a CDS encoding asparaginase — its product is MSEGFSRVARTVRGSWTENTHFGVAVVTTPDGRIVGSLGDSERRVFLRSAAKPLQLLPLLVAGGRERFSLSQAEIALMCSSHAGSDEHVRAVRGLLDRNGILEESLTCGIHPPLGQEAATALREQGESPSRLHNNCSANHVGQLMACLLLNSPTEGYSEMGHPLQQKVLGLVAEFAGIETEEIQTGVDGCGLPSFRVATAQAARLYACLADPKAGGVAEDLVPHSRAVIEAMAAHPDMVAGPGRFTTELIRVTGGRLIGKEGAEGFYGVAVRGPVALGIAIKIADGTEECRDAVVIELLRQAGCLSLAEFEQLSPFYGKELRNHEGEAVGELAPDLELVQSEIWDTNEPRPAERAG
- a CDS encoding cytidine deaminase, which encodes MDWTELLQAAREVREHAYCPFSNFPVGSAILTEDDSVFTGCNVENRTFGLTVCAERVAVLSAVAQGHRAIAAVAVVTDTEPPSPPCGQCLEVLTEFGRPDLPVLLANVQGDSKEYRLSDLLPHPFEFPPGSET